The following coding sequences are from one Triticum aestivum cultivar Chinese Spring chromosome 5A, IWGSC CS RefSeq v2.1, whole genome shotgun sequence window:
- the LOC123104814 gene encoding uncharacterized protein isoform X5 → MKLRGSRVKQADSGSPGERDLCFYSKSFDGKRHTTEHCNNDVSFSELEGTFSAPVRKKRGTRAPPSSRCLRGKKDDNVMSSDDAITEEGHAASPSSRKAKEQNHGEIAVGSSADPTAQSVSVNEARENSRALKNTSNVQTTAVKKTTAEDKTSRAIMDDVFNAEMDSTSSDDESAEEVEDVKVCDICGDVGDEVKLAVCNRCNDGAEHTYCMREMMEKVPDGEWFCEECQTEVEYEKEKLEKPEVRLVTSKEESVQGKISKPFNDANSRSPCENEVEDETVGRKERNEANQGIRMVEDAKIPPVAKQNIPEPGGSSMESYSRKGVPLLRESSFRLDIEKGKQPTPQAPILLGFNASKNQAPPLTGQLSKSTSFNNSKVPKVKQLVNEVPQKTKTLKDQLSCSMRKEGPTSFSTKSASFKKPKTCEPANKAKSSIIPPAEELSVMNLPVSRNVSNDRGTSILGCPSITGPLAFPVQSKAESAAQRLTTGNNMSASSNSGHFTQFCGVDKLGLSAMKPLSERNLKDASAKRNKTSEATEKATSRSADQSDRILKCGPYHDPVYRPKDTSSGRSVPSSSTISSDPMDKSSRGFSPLDKAIVSTVPELDYIWQGDFELWRTGRSPELCDGFQAHLSCSASPKVLEVAKKFPSRVQLEELPRRNSWPTQFQQNGPTYENIGVFFFARDAQSYEHHYSKLVQNMLINDLALRGNIETAELIIFPSNILSKNSQRWNMFYFLWGVFKVKREDHWNLPLDVPISKCEPNLNEDPLTVDPHTSVLSSSRSLSEDQNNAADPACYLVKSATSADHQCLQTSEANRQGCSNGDNSSAQAVGGRDLEDHCHDSSMTCCLTNNRRAINDFSTAPAGKQKIIVYPDSQKKMCDGGNVVEPIFDVNTMPVTCSISSIHKQDNQNRAINLNNAESLMDVDHANNIELNSDTVDLVSHASRSAQKRNVDMANWTDGANGSVDKKIKLDNVSSTVESSLSGKESRRVMESAHFH, encoded by the exons ATGAAGTTAAGAGGATCGAGAGTAAAGCAGGCCGACTCTGGTTCACCAGGTGAGAGGGACCTATGCTTTTATTCTAAGTCATTCGATGGAAAGAGGCACACCACAGAACATTGCAATAATGATGTTTCATTTTCTGAGCTTGAAGGGACCTTCAGTGCGCCTGTTAGGAAGAAAAGAGGGACAAGAGCACCTCCATCTTCTAGATGTTTACGTGGTAAAAAGGATGATAATGTCATGAGCAGTGATGACGCTATCACAGAAGAAGGCCATGCTG CCTCTCCTTCAAGCAGGAAGGCAAAAGAACAAAATCATGGAGAGATAGCTGTTGGAAGCTCAGCTG ATCCCACAGCCCAGAGTGTCTCTGTAAATGAAGCACGTGAaaactcgagggcattgaaaaatACTTCTAATGTGCAAACAACTGCTGTTAAGAAGACTACTGCTGAGGATAAAACTTCTCGAGCAATCATGGATGAT GTTTTTAATGCAGAAATGGATTCCACGTCTTCAGATGATGAGAGTGCCGAAGAAGTTGAGGAT GTGAAAGTTTGTGACATATGTGGAGATGTTGGTGATGAGGTGAAGCTCGCTGTTTGCAATAGATGCAACGATGGTGCTGAGCATAC TTATTGTATGCGGGAGATGATGGAAAAGGTTCCGGATGGTGAGTGGTTTTGTGAAGAGTGCCAAACTGAAGTAGAATATGAAAAGGAGAAGTTAGAAAAACCTGAGGTGAGGCTTGTCACTTCAAAGGAAGAGTCTGTTCAAGGGAAAATCAGTAAACCTTTCAATGATGCAAACAGCAGAAGTCCTTGTGAGAATGAAGTGGAGGATGAAACTGTTGGCAGAAAAGAACGGAATGAAGCAAATCAAGGCATTCGTATGGTTGAAGATGCAAAGATTCCGCCTGTGGCTAAACAAAATATTCCTGAACCTGGTGGTTCATCAATGGAGTCTTACTCCAGAAAAGGAGTACCTCTGCTACGCGAGAGCTCATTCAGGTTGGATATAGAGAAAGGAAAGCAACCTACTCCCCAAGCGCCAATCTTACTGGGGTTTAATGCTAGCAAGAATCAGGCACCACCACTTACTG GTCAACTCTCCAAGTCCACTTCTTTCAACAACTCTAAGGTGCCCAAGGTGAAGCAACTAGTGAATGAAGTTCCTCAGAAGACCAAAACTTTGAAGGATCAGTTGTCCTGTAGTATGAGAAAAGAGGGGCCAACGAGCTTTTCAACTAAGTCAGCATCATTCAAAAAGCCCAAAACTTGTGAGCCAGCAAATAAGGCAAAGTCTTCCATCATACCACCTGCCGAGGAGCTAAGTGTGATGAATTTACCAGTGAGCCGAAATGTAAGTAATGATAGAGGCACTTCTATATTAGGATGCCCCTCAATTACTGGACCACTGGCTTTTCCAGTTCAATCAAAAGCAGAATCTGCAGCTCAGCGCCTCACTACAGGAAACAACATGTCTGCCTCTAGCAATTCAGGCCATTTTACCCAATTTTGTGGTGTTGATAAATTAGGTTTGTCTGCAATGAAACCTCTGAGTGAGCGAAACTTGAAGGATGCCTCTGCCAAAAGGAATAAAACGTCTGAAGCTACTGAGAAAGCTACTTCCAGATCAGCAGATCAATCTGATCGCATCCTCAAATGTGGTCCTTATCATGACCCAGTGTACAGGCCTAAAGATACGTCATCTGGAAGATCTGTTCCCAGCAGTTCTACTATATCAAGTGATCCGATGGACAAATCAAGTCGAGGCTTTTCACCCCTTGATAAAGCAATAGTTTCAACTGTTCCAGAGTTGGATTATATTTGGCA GGGTGATTTTGAGCTGTGGAGGACTGGAAGATCACCTGAGCTATGTGATGGCTTTCAAGCTCACTTATCATGTTCTGCTTCACCAAAAGTGCTGGAAGTAGCAAAAAAATTCCCTTCCAGAGTCCAGCTTGAAGAACTGCCTCGTCGAAACTCATGGCCCACACAGTTTCAACAAAATGGACCCACATATGAGAATattggtgttttcttctttgcTAGAGATGCTCAGAG ctaTGAACATCATTACAGTAAATTGGTTCAGAATATGCTAATCAATGATTTGGCACTCAGAGGAAATATCGAAACAGCTGAATTAATTATATTCCCTTCTAACATCCTATCAAAGAACTCTCAAA GATGGAACATGTTTTATTTTCTATGGGGTGTGTTTAAAGTGAAAAGAGAAGATCACTGGAACCTTCCACTTGATGTACCAATAAGTAAATGTGAACCTAATTTGAATGAGGATCCCCTGACTGTGGATCCGCATACCTCTGTTTTGTCCTCTAGCCGTTCATTGTCTGAAGACCAAAATAATGCCGCTGACCCTGCCTGCTATTTGGTTAAGTCAGCTACTTCTGCAGACCATCAATGTTTGCAAACTTCGGAAGCTAATCGTCAGGGATGTTCAAATGGAGATAACTCTTCGGCCCAGGCTGTGGGCGGAAGAGATTTGGAAGATCACTGTCATGATTCAAGTATGACATGTTGTTTAACAAATAACAGGAGGGCAATAAATGATTTTTCCACTGCTCCGGCAGGAAAACAGAAG ATAATTGTATATCCAGACTCTCAAAAGAAAATGTGCGATGGTGGCAATGTTGTCGAACCCATTTTTGATGTAAATACGATGCCAGTTACTTGCTCTATCTCATCAATCCACAAACAAG ATAATCAGAACAGAGCCATCAACCTTAACAATGCAGAGAGCCTGATGGATGTAGATCATGCAAATAATATTGAACTGAACTCAGATACAGTGGATCTTGTTTCACATGCATCACGTAGTGCACAAAAAAGAAATGTGGATATGGCAAACTGGACTGACGGAGCCAATGGATCAGTAGACAAGAAAATTAAATTGGATAATGTATCGTCCACTGTGGAGTCTAGTTTAAGTGGGAAG GAATCTCGAAGAGTAATGGAAAGTGCACATTTCCACTAG
- the LOC123104814 gene encoding uncharacterized protein isoform X4 has translation MKLRGSRVKQADSGSPGERDLCFYSKSFDGKRHTTEHCNNDVSFSELEGTFSAPVRKKRGTRAPPSSRCLRGKKDDNVMSSDDAITEEGHAASPSSRKAKEQNHGEIAVGSSADPTAQSVSVNEARENSRALKNTSNVQTTAVKKTTAEDKTSRAIMDDVFNAEMDSTSSDDESAEEVEDVKVCDICGDVGDEVKLAVCNRCNDGAEHTYCMREMMEKVPDGEWFCEECQTEVEYEKEKLEKPEVRLVTSKEESVQGKISKPFNDANSRSPCENEVEDETVGRKERNEANQGIRMVEDAKIPPVAKQNIPEPGGSSMESYSRKGVPLLRESSFRLDIEKGKQPTPQAPILLGFNASKNQAPPLTGQLSKSTSFNNSKVPKVKQLVNEVPQKTKTLKDQLSCSMRKEGPTSFSTKSASFKKPKTCEPANKAKSSIIPPAEELSVMNLPVSRNVSNDRGTSILGCPSITGPLAFPVQSKAESAAQRLTTGNNMSASSNSGHFTQFCGVDKLGLSAMKPLSERNLKDASAKRNKTSEATEKATSRSADQSDRILKCGPYHDPVYRPKDTSSGRSVPSSSTISSDPMDKSSRGFSPLDKAIVSTVPELDYIWQGDFELWRTGRSPELCDGFQAHLSCSASPKVLEVAKKFPSRVQLEELPRRNSWPTQFQQNGPTYENIGVFFFARDAQSYEHHYSKLVQNMLINDLALRGNIETAELIIFPSNILSKNSQRWNMFYFLWGVFKVKREDHWNLPLDVPISKCEPNLNEDPLTVDPHTSVLSSSRSLSEDQNNAADPACYLVKSATSADHQCLQTSEANRQGCSNGDNSSAQAVGGRDLEDHCHDSSMTCCLTNNRRAINDFSTAPAGKQKIIVYPDSQKKMCDGGNVVEPIFDVNTMPVTCSISSIHKQDNQNRAINLNNAESLMDVDHANNIELNSDTVDLVSHASRSAQKRNVDMANWTDGANGSVDKKIKLDNVSSTVESSLSGKVRDGRLSSKESRRVMESAHFH, from the exons ATGAAGTTAAGAGGATCGAGAGTAAAGCAGGCCGACTCTGGTTCACCAGGTGAGAGGGACCTATGCTTTTATTCTAAGTCATTCGATGGAAAGAGGCACACCACAGAACATTGCAATAATGATGTTTCATTTTCTGAGCTTGAAGGGACCTTCAGTGCGCCTGTTAGGAAGAAAAGAGGGACAAGAGCACCTCCATCTTCTAGATGTTTACGTGGTAAAAAGGATGATAATGTCATGAGCAGTGATGACGCTATCACAGAAGAAGGCCATGCTG CCTCTCCTTCAAGCAGGAAGGCAAAAGAACAAAATCATGGAGAGATAGCTGTTGGAAGCTCAGCTG ATCCCACAGCCCAGAGTGTCTCTGTAAATGAAGCACGTGAaaactcgagggcattgaaaaatACTTCTAATGTGCAAACAACTGCTGTTAAGAAGACTACTGCTGAGGATAAAACTTCTCGAGCAATCATGGATGAT GTTTTTAATGCAGAAATGGATTCCACGTCTTCAGATGATGAGAGTGCCGAAGAAGTTGAGGAT GTGAAAGTTTGTGACATATGTGGAGATGTTGGTGATGAGGTGAAGCTCGCTGTTTGCAATAGATGCAACGATGGTGCTGAGCATAC TTATTGTATGCGGGAGATGATGGAAAAGGTTCCGGATGGTGAGTGGTTTTGTGAAGAGTGCCAAACTGAAGTAGAATATGAAAAGGAGAAGTTAGAAAAACCTGAGGTGAGGCTTGTCACTTCAAAGGAAGAGTCTGTTCAAGGGAAAATCAGTAAACCTTTCAATGATGCAAACAGCAGAAGTCCTTGTGAGAATGAAGTGGAGGATGAAACTGTTGGCAGAAAAGAACGGAATGAAGCAAATCAAGGCATTCGTATGGTTGAAGATGCAAAGATTCCGCCTGTGGCTAAACAAAATATTCCTGAACCTGGTGGTTCATCAATGGAGTCTTACTCCAGAAAAGGAGTACCTCTGCTACGCGAGAGCTCATTCAGGTTGGATATAGAGAAAGGAAAGCAACCTACTCCCCAAGCGCCAATCTTACTGGGGTTTAATGCTAGCAAGAATCAGGCACCACCACTTACTG GTCAACTCTCCAAGTCCACTTCTTTCAACAACTCTAAGGTGCCCAAGGTGAAGCAACTAGTGAATGAAGTTCCTCAGAAGACCAAAACTTTGAAGGATCAGTTGTCCTGTAGTATGAGAAAAGAGGGGCCAACGAGCTTTTCAACTAAGTCAGCATCATTCAAAAAGCCCAAAACTTGTGAGCCAGCAAATAAGGCAAAGTCTTCCATCATACCACCTGCCGAGGAGCTAAGTGTGATGAATTTACCAGTGAGCCGAAATGTAAGTAATGATAGAGGCACTTCTATATTAGGATGCCCCTCAATTACTGGACCACTGGCTTTTCCAGTTCAATCAAAAGCAGAATCTGCAGCTCAGCGCCTCACTACAGGAAACAACATGTCTGCCTCTAGCAATTCAGGCCATTTTACCCAATTTTGTGGTGTTGATAAATTAGGTTTGTCTGCAATGAAACCTCTGAGTGAGCGAAACTTGAAGGATGCCTCTGCCAAAAGGAATAAAACGTCTGAAGCTACTGAGAAAGCTACTTCCAGATCAGCAGATCAATCTGATCGCATCCTCAAATGTGGTCCTTATCATGACCCAGTGTACAGGCCTAAAGATACGTCATCTGGAAGATCTGTTCCCAGCAGTTCTACTATATCAAGTGATCCGATGGACAAATCAAGTCGAGGCTTTTCACCCCTTGATAAAGCAATAGTTTCAACTGTTCCAGAGTTGGATTATATTTGGCA GGGTGATTTTGAGCTGTGGAGGACTGGAAGATCACCTGAGCTATGTGATGGCTTTCAAGCTCACTTATCATGTTCTGCTTCACCAAAAGTGCTGGAAGTAGCAAAAAAATTCCCTTCCAGAGTCCAGCTTGAAGAACTGCCTCGTCGAAACTCATGGCCCACACAGTTTCAACAAAATGGACCCACATATGAGAATattggtgttttcttctttgcTAGAGATGCTCAGAG ctaTGAACATCATTACAGTAAATTGGTTCAGAATATGCTAATCAATGATTTGGCACTCAGAGGAAATATCGAAACAGCTGAATTAATTATATTCCCTTCTAACATCCTATCAAAGAACTCTCAAA GATGGAACATGTTTTATTTTCTATGGGGTGTGTTTAAAGTGAAAAGAGAAGATCACTGGAACCTTCCACTTGATGTACCAATAAGTAAATGTGAACCTAATTTGAATGAGGATCCCCTGACTGTGGATCCGCATACCTCTGTTTTGTCCTCTAGCCGTTCATTGTCTGAAGACCAAAATAATGCCGCTGACCCTGCCTGCTATTTGGTTAAGTCAGCTACTTCTGCAGACCATCAATGTTTGCAAACTTCGGAAGCTAATCGTCAGGGATGTTCAAATGGAGATAACTCTTCGGCCCAGGCTGTGGGCGGAAGAGATTTGGAAGATCACTGTCATGATTCAAGTATGACATGTTGTTTAACAAATAACAGGAGGGCAATAAATGATTTTTCCACTGCTCCGGCAGGAAAACAGAAG ATAATTGTATATCCAGACTCTCAAAAGAAAATGTGCGATGGTGGCAATGTTGTCGAACCCATTTTTGATGTAAATACGATGCCAGTTACTTGCTCTATCTCATCAATCCACAAACAAG ATAATCAGAACAGAGCCATCAACCTTAACAATGCAGAGAGCCTGATGGATGTAGATCATGCAAATAATATTGAACTGAACTCAGATACAGTGGATCTTGTTTCACATGCATCACGTAGTGCACAAAAAAGAAATGTGGATATGGCAAACTGGACTGACGGAGCCAATGGATCAGTAGACAAGAAAATTAAATTGGATAATGTATCGTCCACTGTGGAGTCTAGTTTAAGTGGGAAGGTCAGAGATGGAAGGTTATCATCCAAG GAATCTCGAAGAGTAATGGAAAGTGCACATTTCCACTAG
- the LOC123104814 gene encoding uncharacterized protein isoform X6: MKLRGSRVKQADSGSPGERDLCFYSKSFDGKRHTTEHCNNDVSFSELEGTFSAPVRKKRGTRAPPSSRCLRGKKDDNVMSSDDAITEEGHAASPSSRKAKEQNHGEIAVGSSADPTAQSVSVNEARENSRALKNTSNVQTTAVKKTTAEDKTSRAIMDDVFNAEMDSTSSDDESAEEVEDVKVCDICGDVGDEVKLAVCNRCNDGAEHTYCMREMMEKVPDGEWFCEECQTEVEYEKEKLEKPEVRLVTSKEESVQGKISKPFNDANSRSPCENEVEDETVGRKERNEANQGIRMVEDAKIPPVAKQNIPEPGGSSMESYSRKGVPLLRESSFRLDIEKGKQPTPQAPILLGFNASKNQAPPLTGQLSKSTSFNNSKVPKVKQLVNEVPQKTKTLKDQLSCSMRKEGPTSFSTKSASFKKPKTCEPANKAKSSIIPPAEELSVMNLPVSRNVSNDRGTSILGCPSITGPLAFPVQSKAESAAQRLTTGNNMSASSNSGHFTQFCGVDKLGLSAMKPLSERNLKDASAKRNKTSEATEKATSRSADQSDRILKCGPYHDPVYRPKDTSSGRSVPSSSTISSDPMDKSSRGFSPLDKAIVSTVPELDYIWQGDFELWRTGRSPELCDGFQAHLSCSASPKVLEVAKKFPSRVQLEELPRRNSWPTQFQQNGPTYENIGVFFFARDAQSYEHHYSKLVQNMLINDLALRGNIETAELIIFPSNILSKNSQRWNMFYFLWGVFKVKREDHWNLPLDVPISKCEPNLNEDPLTVDPHTSVLSSSRSLSEDQNNAADPACYLVKSATSADHQCLQTSEANRQGCSNGDNSSAQAVGGRDLEDHCHDSSMTCCLTNNRRAINDFSTAPAGKQKIIVYPDSQKKMCDGGNVVEPIFDVNTMPVTCSISSIHKQDNQNRAINLNNAESLMDVDHANNIELNSDTVDLVSHASRSAQKRNVDMANWTDGANGSVDKKIKLDNVSSTVESSLSGKVRDGRLSSKI; this comes from the exons ATGAAGTTAAGAGGATCGAGAGTAAAGCAGGCCGACTCTGGTTCACCAGGTGAGAGGGACCTATGCTTTTATTCTAAGTCATTCGATGGAAAGAGGCACACCACAGAACATTGCAATAATGATGTTTCATTTTCTGAGCTTGAAGGGACCTTCAGTGCGCCTGTTAGGAAGAAAAGAGGGACAAGAGCACCTCCATCTTCTAGATGTTTACGTGGTAAAAAGGATGATAATGTCATGAGCAGTGATGACGCTATCACAGAAGAAGGCCATGCTG CCTCTCCTTCAAGCAGGAAGGCAAAAGAACAAAATCATGGAGAGATAGCTGTTGGAAGCTCAGCTG ATCCCACAGCCCAGAGTGTCTCTGTAAATGAAGCACGTGAaaactcgagggcattgaaaaatACTTCTAATGTGCAAACAACTGCTGTTAAGAAGACTACTGCTGAGGATAAAACTTCTCGAGCAATCATGGATGAT GTTTTTAATGCAGAAATGGATTCCACGTCTTCAGATGATGAGAGTGCCGAAGAAGTTGAGGAT GTGAAAGTTTGTGACATATGTGGAGATGTTGGTGATGAGGTGAAGCTCGCTGTTTGCAATAGATGCAACGATGGTGCTGAGCATAC TTATTGTATGCGGGAGATGATGGAAAAGGTTCCGGATGGTGAGTGGTTTTGTGAAGAGTGCCAAACTGAAGTAGAATATGAAAAGGAGAAGTTAGAAAAACCTGAGGTGAGGCTTGTCACTTCAAAGGAAGAGTCTGTTCAAGGGAAAATCAGTAAACCTTTCAATGATGCAAACAGCAGAAGTCCTTGTGAGAATGAAGTGGAGGATGAAACTGTTGGCAGAAAAGAACGGAATGAAGCAAATCAAGGCATTCGTATGGTTGAAGATGCAAAGATTCCGCCTGTGGCTAAACAAAATATTCCTGAACCTGGTGGTTCATCAATGGAGTCTTACTCCAGAAAAGGAGTACCTCTGCTACGCGAGAGCTCATTCAGGTTGGATATAGAGAAAGGAAAGCAACCTACTCCCCAAGCGCCAATCTTACTGGGGTTTAATGCTAGCAAGAATCAGGCACCACCACTTACTG GTCAACTCTCCAAGTCCACTTCTTTCAACAACTCTAAGGTGCCCAAGGTGAAGCAACTAGTGAATGAAGTTCCTCAGAAGACCAAAACTTTGAAGGATCAGTTGTCCTGTAGTATGAGAAAAGAGGGGCCAACGAGCTTTTCAACTAAGTCAGCATCATTCAAAAAGCCCAAAACTTGTGAGCCAGCAAATAAGGCAAAGTCTTCCATCATACCACCTGCCGAGGAGCTAAGTGTGATGAATTTACCAGTGAGCCGAAATGTAAGTAATGATAGAGGCACTTCTATATTAGGATGCCCCTCAATTACTGGACCACTGGCTTTTCCAGTTCAATCAAAAGCAGAATCTGCAGCTCAGCGCCTCACTACAGGAAACAACATGTCTGCCTCTAGCAATTCAGGCCATTTTACCCAATTTTGTGGTGTTGATAAATTAGGTTTGTCTGCAATGAAACCTCTGAGTGAGCGAAACTTGAAGGATGCCTCTGCCAAAAGGAATAAAACGTCTGAAGCTACTGAGAAAGCTACTTCCAGATCAGCAGATCAATCTGATCGCATCCTCAAATGTGGTCCTTATCATGACCCAGTGTACAGGCCTAAAGATACGTCATCTGGAAGATCTGTTCCCAGCAGTTCTACTATATCAAGTGATCCGATGGACAAATCAAGTCGAGGCTTTTCACCCCTTGATAAAGCAATAGTTTCAACTGTTCCAGAGTTGGATTATATTTGGCA GGGTGATTTTGAGCTGTGGAGGACTGGAAGATCACCTGAGCTATGTGATGGCTTTCAAGCTCACTTATCATGTTCTGCTTCACCAAAAGTGCTGGAAGTAGCAAAAAAATTCCCTTCCAGAGTCCAGCTTGAAGAACTGCCTCGTCGAAACTCATGGCCCACACAGTTTCAACAAAATGGACCCACATATGAGAATattggtgttttcttctttgcTAGAGATGCTCAGAG ctaTGAACATCATTACAGTAAATTGGTTCAGAATATGCTAATCAATGATTTGGCACTCAGAGGAAATATCGAAACAGCTGAATTAATTATATTCCCTTCTAACATCCTATCAAAGAACTCTCAAA GATGGAACATGTTTTATTTTCTATGGGGTGTGTTTAAAGTGAAAAGAGAAGATCACTGGAACCTTCCACTTGATGTACCAATAAGTAAATGTGAACCTAATTTGAATGAGGATCCCCTGACTGTGGATCCGCATACCTCTGTTTTGTCCTCTAGCCGTTCATTGTCTGAAGACCAAAATAATGCCGCTGACCCTGCCTGCTATTTGGTTAAGTCAGCTACTTCTGCAGACCATCAATGTTTGCAAACTTCGGAAGCTAATCGTCAGGGATGTTCAAATGGAGATAACTCTTCGGCCCAGGCTGTGGGCGGAAGAGATTTGGAAGATCACTGTCATGATTCAAGTATGACATGTTGTTTAACAAATAACAGGAGGGCAATAAATGATTTTTCCACTGCTCCGGCAGGAAAACAGAAG ATAATTGTATATCCAGACTCTCAAAAGAAAATGTGCGATGGTGGCAATGTTGTCGAACCCATTTTTGATGTAAATACGATGCCAGTTACTTGCTCTATCTCATCAATCCACAAACAAG ATAATCAGAACAGAGCCATCAACCTTAACAATGCAGAGAGCCTGATGGATGTAGATCATGCAAATAATATTGAACTGAACTCAGATACAGTGGATCTTGTTTCACATGCATCACGTAGTGCACAAAAAAGAAATGTGGATATGGCAAACTGGACTGACGGAGCCAATGGATCAGTAGACAAGAAAATTAAATTGGATAATGTATCGTCCACTGTGGAGTCTAGTTTAAGTGGGAAGGTCAGAGATGGAAGGTTATCATCCAAG ATATAG